One window of Bifidobacterium pseudocatenulatum DSM 20438 = JCM 1200 = LMG 10505 genomic DNA carries:
- a CDS encoding MFS transporter — translation MTGAQSAESTRTLSKIDKTRFCVAFFVFSFAWMLALQIVAAVLLPQRLADIAPDSKDAIFGVLNSATALASLISNLVVGNMSDRTRSIFGRRTPWIASGGIVAGISLFLIGILPDGVSIGVSYCISMVGLNMMIAPVIASLSDRVPEDMRGTMSAFISAGTLFGSALGQIVGAQFITLQLPGFIVAGAAMALSGVLAVIFWPKEKSSKDMPKEKVDFKGIIMSFRPPTKGARDFWLAFAGRSLLLFSYYMILNYQLYILQDYIGQSVEDSAVTISTMSLVLMVVSLISALSAGPISDKIGRRKIPVVAASVLLAIGYALPWLMHNALGMILFSAIGGFGYGMYGSVDQALNVDVLPNEEEAGKDLGILNIATTLGQMVGPIVTSAIVVATGSYAMVFPTAIVMVALACVFILMIKKVK, via the coding sequence ATGACTGGCGCACAGTCCGCGGAAAGCACTCGCACGCTTTCCAAAATTGACAAAACGCGTTTCTGCGTAGCGTTCTTCGTGTTCTCATTCGCGTGGATGCTGGCATTGCAGATCGTTGCTGCAGTGTTGCTTCCGCAGCGTTTGGCCGATATCGCGCCCGACAGCAAAGACGCCATCTTTGGTGTGCTTAATTCGGCAACGGCACTCGCCTCGCTGATTTCCAACCTTGTGGTCGGCAACATGTCTGACCGTACGCGCTCGATCTTCGGCCGTCGTACGCCGTGGATTGCATCGGGCGGCATTGTCGCTGGTATCTCGCTGTTCCTCATCGGCATTTTGCCGGACGGTGTGAGCATCGGTGTCAGCTACTGCATTTCCATGGTCGGTCTGAACATGATGATCGCGCCGGTCATCGCATCCCTATCCGACCGTGTTCCGGAAGATATGCGCGGCACCATGTCTGCATTCATCTCCGCAGGTACGCTTTTCGGTTCCGCACTCGGCCAGATTGTTGGTGCGCAGTTCATCACCCTGCAGCTCCCGGGCTTCATCGTCGCTGGTGCGGCCATGGCGCTTTCCGGTGTGCTTGCCGTGATCTTCTGGCCGAAGGAAAAGTCCAGTAAGGACATGCCTAAGGAAAAGGTCGATTTCAAGGGCATCATCATGAGCTTCCGTCCGCCGACCAAGGGCGCTCGTGACTTCTGGCTGGCATTCGCTGGTCGTTCCCTGCTGCTGTTCAGCTACTACATGATCCTCAACTACCAGCTGTATATTCTGCAGGATTATATCGGTCAAAGCGTTGAAGATTCCGCAGTCACCATTTCCACCATGAGCTTGGTGCTGATGGTTGTCTCCCTGATTTCCGCGCTTTCCGCAGGTCCGATTTCCGACAAAATCGGCCGCCGTAAGATTCCGGTTGTGGCTGCAAGCGTGCTGCTTGCCATCGGTTATGCTCTGCCGTGGCTCATGCATAATGCGCTGGGTATGATTCTCTTCTCCGCCATCGGCGGCTTCGGCTACGGCATGTACGGCTCTGTTGACCAGGCACTCAACGTTGACGTGCTGCCGAACGAGGAAGAGGCTGGTAAGGATCTAGGCATTCTGAACATCGCAACCACTCTCGGTCAGATGGTCGGCCCGATCGTCACTTCCGCCATCGTGGTGGCCACCGGCTCCTATGCCATGGTGTTCCCGACGGCAATCGTGATGGTGGCGCTCGCCTGCGTCTTCATTCTGATGATTAAAAAGGTGAAGTAG
- a CDS encoding alpha-N-arabinofuranosidase yields MVVCIDPNSTIGRIDPKLHGQFIEFLGECIDEGLWVGEDSPIENEHGYRKATLDALRALQPPVIRWPGGCYADTYHWRDGVGPQSERKTTFNENFATYELDDHSFGTDEFLRLCEMLGAEPWININMLSGTVAEMKDWMEYCNREQPTDLAKERETNGHKAPYGVKYWGIGNEVWAGGGTMTPQTYLDEYRRFASAMPSFTTDVFAPTEMYAIASGPDGNKPRERVQWTQDFFRGLVEYRQPKIDGYDLHFYNWNVDNDADTPTEFDEDGWNTVIEGCLELEDILCDQWRLMNDGLALIHEPEVAMDSKLSHVDLIIGEWGNWHKTAFFARPALKQQVTMRDAITTALTLDLLQRNCDKVSMACNAQTINVLNSLILTEGDRTILTPNYDVFMMYRAHRGMIALDVNRNDSEDSAVYTFASRNEDGTQLLINLTNAHMNDGAEVRLHLPCGAQVDSMETLASEDPHDCNTVEHSDLVRTHAVDVDSAVSVHESAGGAELTVTLPAASVSALHVTIRQR; encoded by the coding sequence ATGGTTGTCTGCATTGACCCGAACAGTACGATTGGTCGTATCGATCCGAAACTGCATGGCCAATTCATTGAATTCCTTGGCGAATGCATTGATGAAGGTCTGTGGGTAGGGGAGGATTCCCCGATTGAAAACGAGCATGGCTACCGCAAGGCCACATTGGATGCTTTGCGTGCATTGCAGCCGCCGGTTATTCGTTGGCCTGGCGGTTGCTACGCAGACACCTACCATTGGCGTGACGGCGTGGGGCCGCAAAGCGAACGTAAAACCACCTTTAATGAAAACTTCGCCACGTACGAACTCGACGATCACAGCTTCGGCACCGACGAATTCCTGCGTTTGTGCGAAATGCTCGGCGCGGAACCGTGGATCAATATCAACATGCTTTCCGGTACTGTGGCCGAAATGAAGGATTGGATGGAATACTGCAATCGTGAGCAGCCCACCGATCTGGCCAAGGAACGTGAGACCAACGGCCATAAAGCACCGTACGGTGTGAAATATTGGGGCATTGGCAACGAAGTGTGGGCTGGAGGCGGTACCATGACGCCGCAAACCTACCTTGACGAATACCGCAGGTTCGCATCCGCTATGCCAAGCTTCACCACCGATGTGTTCGCGCCGACGGAAATGTATGCCATCGCGAGCGGTCCTGACGGTAACAAGCCGCGCGAACGCGTGCAGTGGACCCAGGACTTCTTCCGTGGTCTTGTCGAATATCGTCAGCCGAAAATCGATGGTTATGATCTGCATTTCTACAACTGGAATGTGGATAACGATGCTGATACTCCGACCGAGTTCGATGAAGACGGCTGGAACACGGTGATTGAGGGTTGCCTTGAGCTTGAAGACATTCTGTGTGATCAGTGGCGTTTGATGAACGATGGTTTGGCGCTTATTCATGAGCCGGAAGTGGCGATGGATTCCAAGCTTTCGCATGTCGATCTGATTATCGGTGAGTGGGGCAATTGGCATAAGACCGCGTTCTTTGCGCGCCCGGCGCTTAAGCAGCAGGTGACCATGCGTGACGCCATCACTACCGCGCTTACGTTGGATCTGCTGCAGCGCAACTGCGACAAGGTGTCCATGGCGTGCAACGCGCAAACCATCAATGTGCTTAACTCACTGATTTTGACTGAAGGCGATCGTACCATCCTTACGCCTAACTATGACGTATTCATGATGTACAGGGCGCATCGTGGCATGATCGCACTTGATGTGAATCGCAACGATTCCGAAGATTCCGCCGTATATACGTTTGCGTCACGCAATGAAGACGGCACTCAGCTGCTGATTAATCTCACCAATGCGCATATGAACGATGGTGCCGAAGTGCGGCTGCATTTGCCGTGCGGCGCTCAGGTTGATTCGATGGAAACGCTTGCTTCCGAAGATCCGCATGATTGCAACACAGTGGAGCATTCGGATCTGGTGCGCACTCATGCCGTGGACGTGGATAGTGCCGTGAGCGTGCACGAATCTGCCGGCGGTGCCGAGCTGACGGTAACGTTGCCCGCTGCCTCGGTGAGTGCCTTGCACGTAACGATTCGCCAGCGATAA
- a CDS encoding TetR/AcrR family transcriptional regulator, producing MRRHIESKTKKRMSAEDRKKAILETTVSFISQFGFWGFTIRDVAQAQNITEAGLLYYFKSKEQLLEATLKYADRTNQIAIAEHLGVEGVTGEVLQDGIAYHCDLGLKAISTGTVETNAGRPEMVRLYTLLESEALSKDHPVHEYFEQREINLLKEYTFAAKRDGVVDPERTALQVLSAMEGLQLRWLNESHDIDFVGEWKALIGLLIP from the coding sequence ATGCGTCGCCACATCGAAAGCAAAACCAAGAAACGAATGAGCGCAGAAGACCGCAAGAAAGCGATTCTCGAAACCACGGTCTCTTTCATCTCACAATTCGGATTCTGGGGATTTACCATTCGCGACGTGGCACAAGCTCAGAACATCACCGAAGCAGGCCTCCTTTACTACTTCAAATCCAAAGAACAACTCCTTGAAGCGACACTCAAATACGCCGATCGCACTAACCAAATCGCCATTGCAGAGCATCTTGGCGTCGAAGGCGTGACCGGCGAAGTCTTACAAGACGGCATCGCATACCATTGCGATCTCGGACTCAAGGCCATCTCCACGGGAACCGTGGAAACCAACGCAGGCCGACCCGAAATGGTTCGCCTCTACACCCTGCTCGAAAGCGAGGCCCTAAGCAAAGACCATCCGGTGCACGAGTATTTCGAACAGCGCGAAATCAATCTGCTGAAGGAATACACGTTCGCAGCCAAACGAGATGGCGTCGTCGATCCGGAACGCACCGCACTGCAGGTGCTATCCGCCATGGAAGGCTTGCAATTGCGGTGGCTCAACGAATCTCACGATATCGATTTCGTTGGAGAATGGAAGGCCCTGATCGGCCTTCTCATTCCCTAA
- a CDS encoding glycoside hydrolase family 5 protein: protein MDLNYIKGVNLGNWLVLEKWMNPALFDGTTADDEYYLPTQLDPAVYEARIRTHRAEYINERDFATIKSWGLNSVRIPVPYFIFGDRAPFIGCIDELDKAFNWAEKYGLTILIDLHTAPMSQNGFDNGGISGVCKWAQLPDEVEFVLSVLERLSKRYGHRRALMGIEIINEPNTTTCWPMANVTERYKAVDPELAEGTGPIAFDWLKNFYITAYHRLRDADKGALPTDKVVVFHDGFDIEQWKDFMRGPDGKLAPEFKNVVLDTHQYLMTAETMGCPQTAEGYDDFVRNTYAPMIAEMSEYFPVIVGEWCLFNSVGCGVDTHGGQSVLNGEEGAQVETLTAEQKRSLYRGLAESQLAAWSKGSGFYYWNYKLLTDTVNTPGWIGWDAWDLGRCIAQNWFPVQK from the coding sequence ATGGACCTTAATTACATCAAGGGCGTGAACCTGGGTAACTGGCTGGTTCTGGAAAAGTGGATGAACCCGGCATTATTCGATGGAACCACTGCCGATGACGAATACTATCTGCCGACGCAACTTGATCCGGCCGTCTACGAGGCCCGTATCAGGACCCACCGCGCCGAATACATCAACGAGCGCGACTTCGCCACCATCAAATCGTGGGGACTGAACTCCGTGCGCATCCCCGTGCCGTACTTCATCTTCGGCGACCGCGCGCCGTTCATCGGCTGCATCGACGAACTCGACAAGGCCTTCAACTGGGCCGAGAAATACGGCCTGACCATCCTTATCGATCTGCACACCGCACCGATGAGCCAAAACGGCTTCGACAACGGCGGCATCTCCGGCGTGTGCAAGTGGGCGCAGCTGCCCGACGAAGTCGAATTCGTGCTGTCCGTGCTCGAACGCCTCTCCAAGCGGTACGGCCATCGTCGGGCGCTGATGGGCATCGAAATCATCAACGAGCCGAACACCACCACCTGCTGGCCGATGGCGAACGTGACCGAACGCTACAAGGCGGTCGATCCGGAACTCGCCGAAGGCACCGGCCCGATCGCATTCGACTGGCTCAAGAACTTCTACATCACCGCCTACCACCGTCTGCGCGACGCTGACAAGGGCGCGTTGCCGACCGACAAAGTCGTGGTGTTCCACGACGGTTTCGACATCGAACAGTGGAAGGACTTCATGCGCGGCCCCGACGGCAAGCTCGCGCCCGAGTTTAAGAACGTGGTCCTCGATACCCACCAATACCTCATGACCGCCGAAACGATGGGTTGCCCGCAGACAGCGGAGGGCTACGACGACTTCGTGAGGAATACCTATGCGCCGATGATCGCCGAGATGAGCGAATACTTCCCGGTGATTGTGGGGGAGTGGTGCCTGTTCAACTCCGTCGGCTGCGGTGTGGACACCCACGGCGGCCAAAGCGTGCTCAACGGCGAGGAAGGGGCTCAGGTCGAAACCCTGACCGCCGAACAGAAGCGCTCGCTGTACCGGGGCCTAGCCGAATCCCAGCTCGCCGCATGGAGCAAGGGCAGCGGCTTCTACTACTGGAACTACAAGCTGCTCACTGACACTGTCAACACTCCCGGCTGGATCGGCTGGGACGCATGGGACCTTGGACGCTGCATCGCCCAAAACTGGTTCCCCGTCCAAAAGTGA
- a CDS encoding glycoside hydrolase family 30 protein has protein sequence MTTWIATTQDNKLADKSSEIESTHATSAADLQLDGNEYQALRGFGGCFNELGWLPLQTVIEEERDQIIKELFSPDEMNFTFNRAPVGANDFADHWYSYNETDGDYEMEHFSVEHDEQTLIPYIHRAQEWQPNMQLFSSPWSPPTWMKRPKAYNYGRLVQTPENLKAYAKYFVKYIQAYAEHGITVNQLHVQNEVFADQKFPSALWDAEALKVFIRDYLGPAFEEAGLDTDIWLGTLNGPEDMAWTGGYGMKLNNYNRFVDNILFDDGARKYIKGIAYQWAGQNCIARTHESWPEIELIQSESECGMGDNTWEYAEYIFHLINHYLRNGATAYTYWNMILDDQDSTWGWWQNSLFTITADTHEVRRNPEYYVMRHFSHFVKPGAHVLGTTGHFNSMAIAFRNPDGTIVVVAQNALEEERPFEFADPCNADRGIKVTLAPRSFNTFVLD, from the coding sequence ATGACTACTTGGATCGCAACAACGCAAGACAACAAGCTTGCCGACAAATCATCAGAAATCGAATCCACGCATGCCACTTCCGCTGCCGATCTGCAGCTTGACGGCAACGAATATCAGGCGTTGCGCGGCTTCGGCGGCTGCTTCAACGAGCTTGGCTGGCTTCCTCTGCAGACGGTCATCGAGGAAGAACGCGATCAGATCATCAAGGAACTGTTCAGCCCGGATGAGATGAACTTCACCTTCAATCGTGCGCCGGTCGGCGCCAATGATTTCGCCGATCATTGGTATAGCTATAACGAGACCGACGGCGATTACGAGATGGAGCATTTCTCCGTCGAGCATGATGAGCAGACGCTGATTCCGTATATTCATCGCGCGCAGGAATGGCAGCCGAACATGCAGCTGTTCTCCAGCCCGTGGAGCCCGCCGACGTGGATGAAGCGTCCGAAGGCTTACAACTATGGCCGTTTGGTGCAGACTCCTGAGAATCTGAAGGCGTATGCGAAGTATTTCGTCAAGTACATTCAGGCTTATGCCGAGCATGGCATTACCGTGAACCAGCTGCATGTGCAGAATGAGGTGTTCGCCGATCAGAAGTTCCCGAGTGCGTTGTGGGATGCCGAAGCGCTCAAAGTGTTCATCCGCGATTATCTTGGACCTGCTTTTGAGGAGGCTGGTCTTGACACCGATATTTGGCTGGGCACGCTCAATGGTCCGGAAGATATGGCGTGGACCGGCGGCTACGGCATGAAGCTGAATAATTACAACCGTTTCGTCGATAATATTCTGTTCGATGATGGTGCTCGCAAGTATATCAAGGGCATTGCCTACCAGTGGGCTGGCCAGAATTGCATTGCACGTACGCATGAGTCTTGGCCGGAGATTGAGCTGATTCAGTCCGAATCCGAATGTGGTATGGGCGATAATACGTGGGAATATGCGGAGTATATTTTCCACTTGATCAACCATTATTTGCGTAATGGCGCGACTGCCTACACGTATTGGAATATGATTCTTGACGATCAGGATTCCACGTGGGGATGGTGGCAGAATTCACTGTTCACCATTACTGCGGATACGCATGAGGTTCGTCGTAATCCGGAATATTATGTGATGCGTCATTTCTCGCATTTCGTCAAGCCGGGTGCGCATGTGCTTGGCACTACGGGGCATTTCAATTCGATGGCTATTGCGTTCCGTAATCCGGATGGCACCATTGTGGTGGTGGCCCAGAACGCTCTCGAAGAGGAGCGTCCGTTTGAATTTGCCGATCCTTGCAATGCCGATCGCGGTATCAAAGTGACGCTTGCTCCGCGTTCGTTCAACACGTTTGTGCTGGACTAA
- a CDS encoding TetR/AcrR family transcriptional regulator, with translation MGNEGKKRVRKSPEERKKEIIAAASRLIGEKGYYGTSLKDIADAIGMSQPGLLHYIGNKERLLSLLVTDNYDQEGTPADFAKSGLPGSDPEGMLFPAYLRFLVRYNESRRSLLQLYMVLETESFSEGHPLHDYFENRPKYVWEHYSQYTWKLPPEIGGWENMRAIVRQSLEAMDGIQLRWTRKPPIDFYDEWLAFEKMIFPSPVWDSYR, from the coding sequence ATGGGTAATGAGGGGAAGAAACGTGTTCGTAAATCACCTGAGGAACGTAAGAAGGAAATCATCGCTGCGGCGAGCCGTCTTATCGGGGAAAAGGGGTATTACGGAACGTCATTGAAAGACATTGCTGATGCGATCGGCATGAGCCAGCCTGGACTGCTGCATTACATCGGCAATAAGGAACGGTTGTTGTCGCTGCTAGTCACCGACAATTATGATCAGGAAGGCACTCCGGCTGATTTTGCAAAATCCGGATTGCCGGGCAGCGATCCGGAAGGCATGTTGTTTCCCGCATACCTGCGTTTTTTGGTACGTTACAATGAGAGTCGACGTAGCTTGCTGCAGCTATACATGGTGCTGGAAACCGAGTCTTTCAGCGAGGGCCATCCGTTGCACGACTATTTCGAGAATCGTCCGAAATACGTGTGGGAACACTATTCCCAGTACACATGGAAATTGCCGCCTGAAATCGGTGGTTGGGAGAATATGCGTGCGATTGTGCGTCAAAGCTTGGAAGCGATGGACGGCATTCAACTGCGTTGGACGCGTAAGCCGCCCATCGATTTCTACGATGAATGGCTCGCCTTCGAAAAGATGATCTTCCCCTCACCTGTCTGGGACAGCTACCGCTAA
- a CDS encoding MFS transporter — protein MSEAIASKEERLVRYNANIAAADKDPQLSPETGKPLSKVNTIRFGAGFLLFGVLWMSGLGIVSAVLLPMHYKTIEGADPDALVGIVNAFTAVASLVANLMFGNFSDRSRSRFGRRTPWIVFGAVLGGVTLFLTGTTHNAVLLTIFYCACMFGLNCMIAPLVAVLSDRVPSGIRGTMSAFYGAGSTIGAPIGTMIGAFFIENLTVGFAVAGVLMFLGGIVAVIILPKERSADFLPKEEGSFKDILVSFRPPKFAGAHDFYKAFAGRFCMLMSYQMINVYQLYIIQNYIGQSVKESAVTVSVVSMIMMVMSLVGSFISGPVSDLIGRRKVPVVVASVLFAIGIAMPWLIPSTLGMYLFAGIAGLGYAVYYAVDQALLVDVLPNKEEAGKDLGILNMGTTLGQMCGPVVMSTIVVSLGYNFAFPTAIALAIIGCFFIMAIKKVK, from the coding sequence ATGAGTGAAGCAATCGCAAGCAAAGAGGAGCGTTTGGTGCGTTATAACGCCAACATCGCCGCTGCAGACAAGGATCCGCAGCTGTCTCCTGAAACCGGCAAGCCACTGAGCAAGGTCAACACCATCCGTTTCGGTGCGGGCTTCCTGCTGTTCGGCGTGTTGTGGATGTCGGGTCTCGGCATCGTCTCCGCCGTGCTTCTGCCGATGCATTACAAGACCATCGAAGGCGCCGATCCGGATGCTCTCGTTGGCATCGTCAATGCGTTCACCGCAGTGGCATCCCTAGTTGCCAACCTGATGTTCGGCAACTTCTCCGATCGTTCCCGCTCCAGGTTCGGTCGTCGTACTCCGTGGATCGTTTTCGGTGCGGTGCTTGGTGGCGTCACCCTGTTCCTGACCGGCACCACGCACAACGCGGTGCTGCTCACCATCTTCTACTGCGCCTGCATGTTCGGCCTCAACTGCATGATTGCCCCGCTGGTCGCCGTGCTGTCTGACCGCGTGCCGTCCGGCATCCGTGGCACTATGTCAGCCTTCTATGGTGCAGGCTCCACGATCGGCGCCCCGATTGGTACCATGATCGGTGCATTCTTCATCGAGAACCTGACTGTCGGCTTTGCTGTTGCAGGCGTGCTCATGTTCCTCGGCGGCATCGTTGCGGTGATCATTCTGCCCAAGGAACGTTCCGCTGACTTCCTGCCGAAGGAAGAGGGCTCTTTCAAGGACATCCTCGTATCCTTCCGCCCGCCGAAGTTCGCTGGCGCCCACGACTTCTACAAGGCTTTCGCCGGCCGTTTCTGCATGCTCATGAGCTACCAGATGATCAACGTCTACCAGCTCTACATCATCCAGAACTACATCGGCCAGTCCGTTAAGGAATCAGCCGTCACCGTGTCCGTCGTCTCCATGATCATGATGGTCATGTCTCTGGTCGGCTCCTTTATCTCTGGACCGGTTTCTGATCTCATCGGCCGCCGTAAGGTCCCGGTTGTCGTAGCTTCCGTGCTCTTCGCTATCGGCATCGCCATGCCGTGGCTGATTCCGTCCACCTTGGGCATGTACCTGTTCGCGGGCATCGCTGGCCTCGGCTACGCCGTCTACTACGCAGTCGACCAGGCTCTGCTCGTCGACGTGCTGCCGAACAAGGAAGAAGCTGGCAAGGATCTGGGCATTCTGAACATGGGCACCACCCTTGGCCAGATGTGCGGCCCGGTCGTCATGTCCACCATCGTGGTGTCCCTCGGCTATAACTTCGCCTTCCCGACCGCCATCGCCCTGGCCATCATCGGCTGCTTCTTCATCATGGCCATCAAGAAGGTCAAGTAA
- a CDS encoding TetR/AcrR family transcriptional regulator, whose translation MESQEKTSANSIKSRPINQRKRLSPTQRRKQVAQEAVTLITQYGSYGFPMQALADAVGMTLPGLNHYVKNREELLSLVIETFYDSEESNAPTTLGATINHCDQSDSATKECRHLPSALHETVCFNAKRPELVALFMRLAIEASDPQHPAHEFYQNRHGSILTDMTSVDWELPEEYRDPERLHDLIVTAFFAMDGVQIQSLTNPNESMMQLWERAERILFPSPTWDGYR comes from the coding sequence ATGGAATCACAGGAAAAAACATCAGCAAACAGCATCAAGAGCCGTCCAATCAACCAAAGAAAACGACTCTCCCCAACACAACGACGCAAACAGGTCGCACAAGAAGCGGTAACCCTGATCACGCAATACGGATCATATGGCTTCCCCATGCAAGCCTTGGCGGACGCGGTCGGAATGACACTGCCAGGACTCAACCATTACGTCAAAAACCGCGAAGAACTGCTCTCATTGGTCATCGAAACGTTCTACGACTCCGAAGAAAGCAATGCACCCACGACATTGGGCGCAACCATCAACCACTGCGACCAATCAGATTCAGCAACCAAAGAATGTCGACATTTGCCCAGCGCACTGCACGAAACCGTATGTTTCAACGCCAAACGTCCTGAACTCGTCGCACTATTCATGCGCCTCGCAATCGAAGCATCCGACCCGCAACACCCGGCACACGAGTTCTACCAAAACAGGCACGGATCAATCCTAACCGACATGACCAGCGTGGACTGGGAACTACCGGAAGAATACCGAGATCCAGAACGCCTGCACGACCTCATCGTCACCGCATTCTTCGCCATGGACGGCGTGCAAATCCAGTCGCTGACCAACCCAAACGAATCCATGATGCAACTTTGGGAACGCGCCGAACGCATTCTGTTCCCCTCCCCCACCTGGGACGGCTACCGCTAA
- a CDS encoding beta-galactosidase: protein MGRYEADHILFGAAYYDEYLMMKGIDRVDEDMRMMKEAGLNVIRIAESTWSTCEPQPGAFDFTYVDRALDAAQRVGIDVIVGTPTYAVPSWLVKIDPSVLAVTPNGEGKYGARQIMDIVNATYRFYGERVIRKLISHVADHPAVIGYQVDNETKYYDSVSNDMQRLFVKYLHEKFHGDLNELNHHFGLDYWSNRIDSWEDFPDVTATINESLGGEFDKFRRDQVRAFLQWQADIVREYAHDDQFITHNFDFEWRGYSYGVQPAVDHFKAATAVDITGVDIYHPTEDDLTGKEIAFGGDMTRSTKNGQNYLVLETEAQGQHGWVPFPGQLRLQAYSHLASGADMVEYWHWHSIHNSFETYWKGLLSHDLEPNPTYCEAGVFGREIAKPEVGERLVHLKKHNKVAIMVSNESLTALDWFLIEAGFPFGGTLKYNDVVRNVYDALFELNVECDFVPSDAPAERLAKYEMIVTPALYCASQETTDRLRAFVENGGHLVSTMRSFVTDDEVTVWHDRAPHNLTDVFGMTYNQFTRPNGHVSVEFAGALAETASTDAQSLIELLNADADTEVLASYGHYAWKDYAAVTRHAFGKGDAEWVATLLDADSIRAVMREAVEHAGVEGAGTALAGQVAVRQGVNARGENVTYLLNYSADEVTVASPIEGEVVVAPVVIATDGSIDEVANAEVVLKEGAAVKQGDPLTIGRWNVAVIAG, encoded by the coding sequence ATGGGTCGTTACGAGGCAGATCACATTCTTTTCGGTGCCGCATATTACGACGAATATCTCATGATGAAAGGCATCGACCGTGTCGATGAAGACATGAGGATGATGAAGGAAGCGGGACTGAACGTTATCCGTATTGCCGAATCCACATGGAGCACCTGCGAACCGCAGCCGGGTGCGTTCGACTTCACCTATGTGGATCGTGCTCTCGACGCGGCACAGCGTGTCGGTATCGATGTCATCGTCGGCACTCCAACCTACGCGGTGCCGAGCTGGCTCGTCAAAATCGATCCGAGCGTGCTCGCGGTCACTCCGAACGGCGAAGGCAAGTACGGCGCCCGCCAGATCATGGACATCGTCAACGCCACCTACCGTTTCTACGGTGAGCGCGTGATCCGCAAGCTGATCTCCCACGTTGCCGACCATCCGGCGGTGATCGGCTACCAAGTCGATAATGAAACCAAGTACTACGATTCCGTGTCCAACGACATGCAGCGTCTGTTCGTCAAGTATCTGCATGAGAAGTTCCACGGCGATCTGAACGAGCTCAACCACCACTTCGGCCTCGACTACTGGTCCAACCGCATCGACTCCTGGGAGGACTTCCCGGACGTGACTGCCACCATCAACGAGTCCCTGGGCGGCGAATTCGACAAGTTCCGCCGCGATCAGGTGCGCGCCTTCCTGCAGTGGCAGGCCGACATCGTGCGCGAATACGCGCATGACGACCAGTTCATCACCCACAACTTCGATTTCGAATGGCGCGGATACTCCTACGGCGTGCAGCCGGCCGTCGACCACTTCAAGGCCGCGACCGCAGTGGACATCACCGGCGTGGACATCTACCACCCGACCGAAGACGACCTGACCGGCAAGGAGATCGCCTTCGGCGGCGACATGACCCGCTCCACCAAGAACGGCCAGAACTACCTGGTGCTCGAAACCGAGGCCCAAGGCCAGCACGGCTGGGTGCCATTCCCCGGCCAGCTGCGCCTGCAGGCCTACTCCCACCTCGCCTCCGGCGCCGACATGGTGGAATACTGGCACTGGCACTCCATCCATAATTCCTTTGAAACATATTGGAAGGGCCTGCTGAGCCACGACCTCGAACCGAACCCCACGTACTGCGAAGCCGGCGTATTCGGTCGCGAGATCGCCAAACCGGAAGTGGGGGAGCGGCTCGTCCACCTGAAGAAGCACAACAAAGTAGCCATCATGGTCAGCAACGAATCGCTGACCGCGCTCGACTGGTTCCTCATCGAAGCCGGCTTCCCATTCGGCGGCACCCTCAAATACAACGACGTGGTGCGCAATGTCTACGACGCGCTGTTCGAGCTCAACGTCGAATGCGATTTCGTGCCGTCCGATGCTCCGGCCGAACGTCTCGCCAAATACGAGATGATCGTGACCCCGGCGCTCTACTGCGCATCTCAGGAAACTACGGATCGCCTGCGTGCGTTCGTTGAAAACGGCGGACACCTCGTCTCCACCATGCGCTCCTTCGTGACCGACGACGAGGTGACCGTATGGCACGACCGCGCGCCGCACAACCTCACCGACGTGTTCGGCATGACGTACAACCAGTTCACCCGCCCAAACGGCCACGTTTCCGTGGAATTCGCAGGTGCGCTCGCCGAAACCGCGTCCACCGATGCTCAGTCGCTGATCGAACTGTTGAACGCCGACGCCGATACTGAGGTGCTCGCATCCTATGGACACTACGCTTGGAAGGATTACGCCGCAGTCACCCGTCACGCATTCGGCAAAGGCGATGCCGAGTGGGTCGCCACACTGCTTGACGCCGATTCCATTCGTGCGGTTATGCGAGAGGCCGTGGAGCATGCCGGCGTCGAGGGCGCTGGAACCGCGCTCGCGGGACAGGTCGCGGTTCGCCAGGGTGTGAATGCCCGTGGCGAGAACGTGACGTATCTGCTCAACTATTCCGCCGACGAAGTTACTGTTGCAAGCCCGATTGAGGGTGAAGTAGTGGTCGCTCCGGTCGTCATCGCCACCGACGGCAGTATTGATGAGGTTGCAAATGCTGAAGTCGTGCTGAAGGAAGGTGCAGCCGTCAAGCAGGGTGATCCGTTGACGATCGGCCGCTGGAATGTTGCGGTGATCGCCGGCTGA